One part of the Sciurus carolinensis chromosome 4, mSciCar1.2, whole genome shotgun sequence genome encodes these proteins:
- the LOC124982792 gene encoding acidic proline-rich protein HP43A-like: protein MLVVLLTVALLALSPARTLCEEVIYEDPSSLSTEVEDPSQSSEQGPQRPPPGGRPPRPPADGGDENEDEEEDDDSQQGPPQGGNQQPARPPHPGHQQGPPQQGGQQQQQQQPGRPPRPGNQQGPPQQGGQQQQQQQPGRPPRPGNQQGPPQQGGQQQQQQQQQQPGRPPRPGNQQGPPQQGGRQQQQQQQPGRPPRPGNQQGPPQQGGQPQQQQQQQQPGRPPRPGNQQGPPQQGGRQQQQQQQPGRPPRPGNQQGPPQQGGQQQQQQQQPGRPPRPGNQQGPPQQGGQQQQQQQQQPGRPPRPGNQQGPPQQGGQQQQQQQQPGRPPRPGNQQGPPQSEDYHQLIE, encoded by the exons ATGCTGGTGGTCCTGCTCACAGTGGCCTTGCTGGCCCTGAGCCCAGCTCGGACCTTATGTGAAG AGGTCATCTATGAAGACCCTTCCTCCCTTTCAACAG AGGTTGAGGACCCAAGCCAGAGCTCTGAACAAGGACCTCAGAGACCACCTCCTGGAGGACGCCCACCCAGACCCCCTGCAGATGGTGGAGATGAGAatgaagatgaagaggaagatgatgatTCACAGCAGGGACCACCACAAGGAGGCAACCAGCAGCCTGCTCGCCCTCCTCATCCTGGACACCAACAGGGACCACCCCaacaaggaggccagcagcagcaacagcagcagccagGTCGCCCTCCTCGTCCTGGTaaccagcagggaccaccccaacaaggaggacagcagcagcagcagcagcagccaggtcGCCCTCCTCGTCCTGGAaaccagcagggaccaccccaacaaggaggccagcagcagcagcagcagcagcagcagcagccaggtcGCCCCCCTCGTCCTGGAaaccagcagggaccaccccaacaaggaggccgccagcagcagcagcagcagcagccaggtcGCCCCCCTCGTCCTGGTaaccagcagggaccaccccaacaaggaggccagccgcagcagcagcagcagcagcagcagccaggtcGCCCCCCTCGTCCTGGAaaccagcagggaccaccccaacaaggaggccgccagcagcagcagcagcagcagccaggtcGCCCTCCTCGTCCTGGAaaccagcagggaccaccccaacaaggaggccagcagcagcaacagcagcagcagccaggtcGCCCTCCTCGTCCTGGAaaccagcagggaccaccccaacaaggaggtcagcagcagcagcagcagcagcagcagccaggtcGCCCTCCTCGTCCTGGTaaccagcagggaccaccccaacaaggaggccagcagcagcagcagcagcagcagccaggtcGCCCCCCTCGTCCTGGAaaccagcagggaccaccccaGTCAGAAG acTATCATCAGTTAATAGAATAG